The Gadus macrocephalus chromosome 9, ASM3116895v1 genomic interval cTTTAACTGTAAACTGCAGGAGTGTTAAAATAAGAGTAAGCAGCATGGACAATGCCGAGTCAAGCATTAATAAAACCCTGAACTTTTTGCAAGATTAAGAAAAAAAAGCCATCTTTATTTTGCAAACAATTCATTTAGGCTTTGAATTATCGTTCATTAACTGTTGGACATGAAAGAAAACTAGTTGTTTTTTGTCAGTTACGAATTGAGGCCAATGTTTATTTCTTCAGAAGGTTATTTTTTACCTGGCAAACTTCCAATGGTCAATTAGCATTTACACTTTACATCGTGACTGCAAACTGAACTTCAAATTAAACAAAGAAAACCAATGAAAACTAGTTACGATTTATTTGAAGTCATTATGTTTGCAAAAATCGACCTATAATCACTCCAGAAAATAAGCGGCATCAAGTTTTGTTTCGTAAAATCGGGACACAAGCCGCATACGGtacctaaaaataaaaaaagtggtattggtaaaataaaataaataaccagAAAGAAACTCAATTATACAACAGAACGTACCTTCATTGGTTGGGCGAGGAAACCGGTGGGCTGAGAGAGGTCATTGCTCGGGAGGAAGCCTGGAACATTCCTTGCAAACTCCTCATACACGGCCAGTTGTTTTGGGTCCACTCCTCCCACCTACATACAAATACAGTTAGCCAGGCCATAACAGGCACCCCCGAGGAAATCCTCTTCGAATGCAAGCGTTAACAGCAGTAAAGCCTATATGCCTTGACCCACCTTGAGTCTGATCTGCTCAGGCATGCGCTCAGCCTGGTAGGTCAGCACGACGGGGTCACAGTAACGACGGCCTTCCTGGCGTGCATGCTTCCTCAGCTCAAACTCCTGGAAGAAAAGTCCACATCCAAACGAGTCAGACCCGCCCAATGGTTTCTCTCTCCGAGGAAGACAATGGAAAAGAGTCAAGGATGGAACTAAATATAAAACATTTGTTCATGCTGAAACCATGCACATTATTTAGAAGAACCAAACTACACAACCATCCTCGGCCCAAACAAAAGTCTTACGGTGGCCAATCTCTTGTCCATCTCAGGTCCAGCCTTCTCTACTGCCGTCTTCTGGATGAAGCAGCAGGCCAGTTCACAGTTATCCTGGGCAATCCTGGCTGCAGCCTCCTCCATCATCTCCCTCTGCTGAGGGGTCGGAGCCTGCCGGGACAACGATTGGAGCAGCTTTAGGAAAGTGGAGACCTCTTCAATGCCAAACGACTGTGCCGTTCATGCCCCGTCAGGTACCAGCGCATCAGAGAGGCTCACGGTCCGACCTACCCTCAGCGCCGCGGCGAAGCTGTTCTTGAGGTTGGTGGCGATGCTCATGAGGAGGGGCTCCCGGCATGTGATCATCGCCATGCCGGCGGTCAGGTTCCTCATCATGTGGTGCGCCGCTACGCGCATGCGAGACTCCTCCGAGTCCAGGGCAAAGTCCTTCCTCACAATCTGCTCACAGGTTGTCATGGCAATTTTGATGGAGCGGTCGACCACAGGGTGCACCAGCTCCTGGACGGCCCGCTCGACTGACTGCCGCACACACTGCTTCAGCTGAGGGTGGGCCTGCAGCAGGGGGATCTAGCATGGGACGGAACACGTTCAGGTTAAAACCATCAACGGGCAGATCTATAAACGAGAGCTAGAAACTGGAATGAGGTTTAGCAATGGGAGGGGCAGCATAGGCCACTTAAACCATCAATTGTAGTACAAAAGACCAGGACTCAGGCAGTACATGTCCAACATTTTACTTCCCCAAAATATGTCACACTAACTGAGGAGCATTTTAAGAACGCTGATGACGGTAACTTCCATCTGGCCGATGCCACTAGATGGAGGCTCAGCCAGGTGGGGGCCTCGTACGTacgttgatgttgatgttgatgtgcGGGGCCAGGCCGGCCAGAGCGTAGACATTGATGTCATGATAACTGAACTGTGGGGTGGGGGGCCCAGTCGTTGTGCAGGCGGTGGTAGTGGCAGCAGGGGTAGAAGGTGCAACTGCAAATGGAAGAAAGTCTCCTGTTGGTTACAAAACGCTATTTTGATTAAAATCATGGAAGGGGAAGAAGCACCGCCAGGCTGGATACAGAGCAAATCAAGCAGAAATTATTCACGCACAAACCACGTCAAAGGCTCAAAGTACAACCGTACATGCAGATACAAACATAAAACCATCCGACGCAACGTTCAGACTTGAGGAGCAGACACTGAAAAAGGATAGCAGAAATGTTTAAAGAAACGATTGAGAGCATTGAGCCGTGAACCCACCTGTGGTGACAATAGGGAGCATCTCCTCTGGAGGCTTGGCCTCTTTCTTTGGTGCAGACAGCTGCTCCTCCAGGCTCTTCAGCTTCTCTTTGTCCTTCAGCAGCGTACCCGGCTTGAGGTCGTTAATGTCCAGAGACAAGTTCTTACAAAGAACTTCAATCTCAAACTTAAGGTTAAGCtgcaaagaaaaacaattgGAAACATTGGCTCGCTGAAACACAACCGTAACAGGTCACTTTAAAAGCCAGTTGGCTAGAATGCCAGTTTTCCTTGTTCACAAACAACCCTAACTTTATCCCAACGACTCGGCTGACAGAGTCTGAACAATCTTACAAGTCTGTCTTCTGTCAAACCCTTGTGCTTTAACTTGGTGGTGGTGCAGATTGGTCAACCACCTCACCTTGAGGTCATGCTCCTGGTGCAGCTCTGCTAGAACATTCATGATGGCCATGGTCCAGGGGTTCTGTGGTCTGAACAcctacaaatgcacacacatgtcatTTCAACCCAATCAAATTGAGGCTTTTCATTTTTCCTCAGTATATGTGCGGCAATAAAGTGTAATGATGAATATACCGTCATTAAATACCCTTTTCTAGGCAACCATAGGGCATTAAAGAGCTGATCAGCCCctacatttgaaaaaatatatttttactgcAGAAGCAGTGAGATAAAATCCTATTCCACTTACCACACTACGTAAACTGGATTCCAGTACTTTGGCCACAAAGGGAACAACGTACAGGAGTTCTTGCTGACCCTTCACATAGGCTTCCAGCAAGAGAGACTTCACTTCCAGGTCCTAAGAATGAAACAGATTGGCAAAGGGATTTATTTAATGGCACCAAGGTCACAAGAATGTCCACTGACTAACAAATGCAAATTAAGTTACTGACCGTGTAAAGAATAGGCTTATTCTTGGCTAGGGTGATCATGCCCAGCCAGTGGCCCAAGTTCTTCAATAGGGAGCGATCAGAGAAATTGGCTGCAGCCTTGTCCGAGGTCAAGAGCACCTATGATACAAAATACGAAAGAGGGAGTTTAGATAAGGCACCTGGGAAACATTTATGACAATGTGTATTCAACCAAAAATTACCATAAAATCTGGTTTAATTCACACCAATGGCAAATGTGTGTTGGAGGGGCAAGGTTATTAATTGGAGACTGAAAGGTCAAGGAATCAAAATCTGCTTAGCACTaacaacattttttaaaagctATTCATGTACCCTGATATTTCTGTAGGTTTCACTGAGGACCATCTTCCCAAAGTCTGGGTTCTTCAGCGTGTCCAAGAAGTTGGAGTACAGGCTGTGGAAGTTTGGCTCGATGCTGACACGCTTCATCACTAGGTACTGAGACACCCAGGGCATGAACTCCTCCTTCACAGTTtccttcagctcctccacctggccagagagaaacagatgtcAGATTCAGCCCAGGTTCACAGAGTTACATTGGGTGAGGCCACGTGGCCGaagactactactactatacctTCTGTGTCATGTTCGACTGAGACAGGTTGTTGAAGATGAAGGCGATCTTTTCCTGGACGTTCTCCGGCGGCTCTACAATCCTCTCTGTCTGGTCGGTGGCTACCAACAGTGTGTCTATGTTGGTTGTGTTTATTGAGGGCTGTAGACAATTATAAGTTAAAAGTTATAAGTTAAATTAATTACCTTTGTAATCAGATTACAACATATTCCAGAAAGATCTGTGTACATTTTGTGTGTTCTGGCATCAGAACATAATGCGTATGAACTGCAGAAAGGCAACTACCATAAAAGAGGGATAAAAACCGGAATCTGAAGTCGTCTAACCAAAACATGATAAAGCATCGTGGCCCCAATTTTCTCTTTTTCGCACTAGCCTGCCCACAATGCTGTCGGCCTTTTGTGTGGTTCACGTATAGGACCATGTTTCCACACGACCCAATGCATAATCCCAACAAGGGTTATTAATGCAATTTAGATGTGTATGAACATGTATCCAAACGATACTGTATCCATACTTCTGCTGCAGATATTCTGAGAGGCGCCCTTTGGCCAGACGCTTCTAAATGAATGGAATTTCTCAATATTTGTAGTATGTGATTAGAATAGTTTTCTACATACAGAGGGAGATAAAATATAAACTGTGGGAAACAGAAATGATACATGGTAAGAGTCAAAGCTTATTGCAACATAGGCTTGAAGGATAAGTAACAGTTAAAAGTCCACATCTACTTCGACAGGGCTGTCGAATCCAATTCCCTCACTATACTGCATTACAATTGCAGAGGGGTGGTTCAGCTGAACACGAAATAGTACTTGCAGTTGTTTATGTGTATTTTTGTTAAATATGATATAGAAGTAggtaaaataaatcaaacacacCATTATAGTACTTACGGGCACATCCTTCTTGAAGCCACTGGGTGTAGGTCTTGCGATTGTAGTGGTTTTGGCCACAGTAgttgtggcggtggtggtggtgaccagGGTGCTAGCCTGACCAGGCTGCGGGGCTTTGGGCACACCAGGCTGCTGGGACTGAGCTTGGACCTGGGCCAGGGCTAGACTGCCTGGGGTAGTGATGGAGCCTTGCAACTTCACCGGAGGGTCCCGTGACTGCTGGCCATACTCGATATACTGTACACACAGGATATGGAAAGTGCAGAGCGGGAGACTTATTTATCTTGGAGTTGCATTCTTAGGCCCAAACCAAGTCTGGGACAAAGTAAGAAAATCATTAAAATTCAAAACGTGGAAAGGGGAAGATTAGGGAAACCTGTTTACCTCTTGTAAATGATGGGGAAATTGCAAGAAGTGGCCAATTGAGGCCAAGTGTTGACAATACTGAGGATAATCCTTCAATCTAGATTTGAGATGAAGGAAAATGTTAACCTTCTGATACAAAGTTGAAATATGGTAAATGTTTAACAGGGAAAATGTTTGCATACCTGTTTTTGAACCTGTCTAGAGCAGCAATTCCGAAGTAGTACATTTTTGATCCAAAGGGTTTCCGCAATGCTTCAAGAACATAACGCAGCGCCAGTCCTAGAGCCATGTAGGTGACCAGGCCCTTCTCAATGATGCCTCCAAACAGGCAGGCGGTGATGTGGAGCTCCTTGTCTGGGTACTGGGGGAAGAACCGATACTCCTCGAATAGATTGCGCAGCATGCAATTGAACACTTCTCTCTCCCGCTTTATGGTGGAGTCCTTGAACCTCTGCAGCATCTCCAAAACctagaaggagcaggaggaggattaTAGATAACCAAAACTTACTGGAGAACAATGCTGCAGGCCTATACATTTTCACtacaattaaaaaagaaatgatAGTAAGTAACTCAATAGCTTTTGACAACTAATAATGTCAGCGACAACTGATGGGACAATGTGCTAAAACAGGACATCGCACAGCCCTACAATGTACAAAGTTCAGACTCCTCTAGTGACTAAAGCTGCATACCTCATCTACAGACATGGTGGGGTGTGGTGGGTGGTTATAGATGCGCTGGAAGTAGCTGTTGGCTTCATCATCGATCTCCTTACTAAAGTGCTGGTTAGCCTCTGGCCACACCTGAGAGAGGTCCGCTATAAGAGAAGAAAGGAATTAATTAAATCCACATTGTTGTTGGGTTCTCATGAACAAGTTACAAATTGATATAGCATGACTATAGCATCCATGCTCAACATGGGTCCCAAACAACTCAAGGTATCAGAAGGAACCAATCAGTTTACGTAGAACCCTTGGTTGATGCCAAACGCACATTAAAGTGGAACCAATAGACTTGTATTGGAATTCTGATAGCACTTATTCAATGACATTCCTCATGAAGAGCTCGGATTACCACACCATAATCAGTCACTAGTATGAATGCAAGTGGTGAGGAAATGCAGTATTAGGCACGTCTTCTTACTCTGCTGAAAGGTTGGTGGGTTGAGTCCCGGCGTGCTCATCTTCCTTGTGCCGAATGGGTCACTAGTTACTGCAGGCATTCCAAGACCAGAACCAATGCTTGAGCCAATGCCTGATCCAAGAGGACCTAAAAgtaggaaataaataaagggaagaCAAGATCTCAAACAAACCAATAGGTATACAACATGAGGATGATCATTTCTGAATTGTGTTTTTGGGCAACAAAGTCGTGAAATCTTCAGTACCCGAGTCCATGCCAGGAAGCTGGGAAGACAGACTGCCGATGCCCCCAAAGGGTGTGCTGGGGTTGGGATTGGTCAGCGGTGGGAATGCTTTGGCTGGGGACTGTGGGTTACTGAAAGCAGAGCTCAGTGAAGACGGAAAGCCCTGCATGTTTTGGGTGTGTGAGGTGGTGGAACCACCGAGATTCAGGGAACCCATGGCGGACAAAGGGTCAATCTGTGGAAAGAACAAGAAAACCAGCAATGAAGGGAGAAACATTAGAAGACACTGATACGCTAACGATACCAACTATTCACTAAccaccaacattaaaaaaaagtcaaatGATCAGTATTAACAAGCTGCAGCCACTATACACTTGAGGCTAGCTCCTCACTGGacaacataaaaaaatgaaatgcataATGAGCATTCAAAGTTTGTCAGGACATAATATCCAAGACTGTCGCTTGAGTAAAGTCAATCCGAAGAAAATGCTAGACTTAATAAAAAAACGTATCAAGATTTATAATGTTGCTAGCACTTTACTCGTCTACCTCCAGACGTCTTTACCCAGAAGAATACGCACtaatccataaaaaaaaaggtttgctTTGCAAGTCTGTGGACAATCAACCGTTTAAAAGTGTCAAttaaacattacattacattgttAAAAGTCCATTCGCTCTTACACCTTAATCTTCAAAGAAATACTCCCATTTGGGATGATAATGATACAGCAATTTTCATTTTGCAAGAAAGAGTTGCATAAAAGATTAAGCACCGGTCAGGTTTCAATTGAACTTAACCACTGTACGAATAAGACGATGAATCTTCATGACTCAATGAGAACTGCCCCATTAACTGGATAATGGAATAgcccagtggttttcaaactgtggggcgcgccccccctggggggggggccagagttcttcagggggggcgcgacgtgagaaaaaaataaacccgaaaaaaaaactgaaagtcgatgattcaaatcatcagtcgaagtaacataactaaatcaattttcaaccgtttatcttcgtgcaaaccatttaaaaaatcgacacacttgtatcttcaataatatctaaacagaatttcgatatcatttaaaatttcttcagaatcacagttttagtttcatccctcttcgttttcagctgttttcattgaagacgtcagcccattctgatacacctacttctagacatcgtaactcattcctttttcaaccgtttcaaccgtttaccatcggaaacggaattttgatagcatttatacttttttcagagtcagttttagtttcaaaccggcatcgttttcagttgcttataataatttaggtcaccatagcaacgccggtaaacaaaccccgccgaatagtcgaatctctggactgaaaaggcagatctgattcgactggcagtttacacagattaagatgttcaaatgtatttaaaaaaggttaagctaaaacatgcttagataaagttgttaaattgtgttaagaaatgtgtttaaaaacgcacaaagatgttgtaatgtttcagaaatatgtttaaaagatatgtttaaaaaatatgtttcaaatgttttataattatgatcagagatgtttaaaatgtgtaaaataattaaaatagctttcaaaacacaggtatttagaacatttttttgggggggggggggctcagctgaatttttttctctgatggggggctcactctctcacactttgaaaacccctggaaTAGCCCAAAAGGTACAACTGAAATCTACAAACATTAAAAGGGTCTTATTGGGGAGGGATGGTCAGCGAGTGTGATACCTGTACTGGAGAGATGGCATCCAGGCTGCTGGTGCTGGGTGCGCGGCCTTTGGGCATCACTCCTGGTGGCGGCTGGCGGGCTTTGTTCATCACGTTGCTGCAGTTCGCCACCATGGTGAGGATAGTCTCAGACAGTTCCTGGGACACACTCCTTCAGGGGGAAAATATATAACCGGGACAATGTTTAAAACATCTCTGCTGTGATAGCACTCCAGGCACTAAGACACAGGTAAGACAGTCTAGCTGATTTGGGTTTACTACCATTTAAACAAAGTGGAGCCACCTGATaacataacaaataaaacattcattGATGGCAAGACTTATCTTACCCAGCACAGGACTGTAGGCAGGCCAGCATGGTGGCCAACGTCTCCGGGGGCAGCTGGGCGCTCTTGGGCTGGTCCTTGTCTGGAGCCAGACCTCCCATGATTGATGGGCAGCGCCTCTTCAGGAACGTCACACACGCCAGAATGAAAGGCTCCTGAACAAAgaaggaataaaataaataaacattggaCAAAGTTAGGCTATCACAGGTCCTTGTAACCAGTATTCCATGCACAAACAAAAGAAATCAGAATtggtacatttatttatttgacttacCCCGTGCTCTCGTATTTTATCCGTCAGCCATTTGTCTAGTTTGAGGTATTCACGGCGAGAGGCAAGTGCAGCAAGATCAATAACAAAGGCAAACGGAGTAGCATTCAGCAGCATCGACAGAGACTGCGGGAGGAAAAAGATCATTATTGAAAACATATCATCCACCGATCGGTCTTACACTTAGTTGGACCTCTAGTAAGATCATGTCCATGATCATATAAGACAGTTGGGAGGCCTAGGTAAAAACTGGCCGAattagacaggtagacagaaaaGATTAATCTCTTCGGTAGTTAATGATAATTTGGTCCATTTGAATGTACCTTCAAATCCTGGGCCACATCCAGGATACGAGAGAGCTTGGCCTGGTCGTAATGTTCGCCCCTCATGTACCACTCGGCCATCGAGTGCATGATTAGCTGGCGGATAGATGGAGACTGTccctaaaataaatacatatattcatgTTAAATATTATGCAGATGAGGGTGGCAAAGTTGATCTCTTCACGTTCCGATTcaataaaagaaataaaaaacatgaataagcACTCATTCTGGAAATGAGAAgatattagacatcggatcggaATTTTAAAAATGGATGCAACCGAGTTCAATTGAACTTACCTGTCCATGCCAGGCATAGTGCAAGATAATGGCTGAGTTAGGGTGGTTGCCCAGGAAGATAGGCATGAGGGTGGAAATTAGCTCATGTCGAAGTGTGTGCCAGGAAGTGGAAATCTGCAGCAATGCCAGAACCAACATGTCTGGGCAGTGCTTGATGGGGAAGCTGAACAGCTGCTTCACCGGCTCATACTGGCCAACCTCTGACAGTCTGAGTAGGCTCTCTACCAGGTCCAGGCTTTTCCTGTAAACCGAGTGGGCAGAGAGAGTATAGGATAATTAGACATTTAAATTAAAAGGAGTTTTGCCCAACTACattattatagagtaattaaTAAACTAGATAATCACATTTCTATTGTGTCAAGAGCAGCCAATTAAATCCGTACCAGGTTGCAATCTCCTTATTGTCATCTTCAGGTGGCGCCTTGAGGATGTCAATGGCTACTGTGTGACATGGGTAGTCTGCGAAGCAAAACACCTCCGGACTCATCAGGGAATGCTGGATGAACGAAAGCTgttgaagaaagaaaatacaacaaATCACAACCGGTAATGGCTTCCAAAAACAATCTACACGTCTAGTAATCATTCTACATGTTAAATACAGAATGAAAGTGCAGAATTTCAAGTCATAATAAAGCAAGGCTTAAATGTGTGCACGTTTGTTTAAAGGTCTTGATAAGGTACCTGTCCCTCGGCATGTTTCCATGGTCTATAGATGAGATCAACAGGGAACAGCTCCATCGCCAGGCCCCTTACAATGCCACAGACCACAATTTTCAGGCCTTTACTGTCCCGGATCATGAAGCCATGGTGGTCCAATTCATACGTCACCTCCTTGAAGTTTAGATTGGGGTTCTAAAGCAAAGAGGAAAAATTAAGTTACATACTAAGAAACTTTAAGACCCACCGGCACTTGACCAAACAAGAAATATAGCAAAGCTGGATGGATTTTATGATAATGAAGAAGATGAATGACTTGCCACTTCTTTGACCACATCAATGAAAACATCCACgttccaggtgtgtgtctgtgagccaTCACTTTTGTCCTTTCCATCACTCCAGATGCTGCTTCCTGGAGTCGAGATGGACTGGAGGAGACAAACTAAATGTTAAGACAGAGTGAAGCATTTCTAATCCAACTCAGTTTTTCCCACATCGTATGTCGAcgctagggttgccgcggtgtggacattttcacaccgagtaatacgcttgtgtcaacaccggtataaccggtataaacggtattaactttgaaactataggtcaaccgccatcttctccgtcaactctccctcacactcggtgacagcggctggcagcgcgccaatactcagcgtcttataacgttctatatataatagtataatataattttatacatcataatatcacagccaaaagctctggatggccgtagcgcggggagctcacgtagggattgggctttacGGGGTAAGGAAGCACGTAAATTCTCGGCGcgacaattctcccgcacagagcagaactgtggcctattctacacattttaattttcttaattaaaactatattattcatttttactgaatttgttttaaaaaaaaaaaaactgttgccggtgtgcaacaccggTAAcgccggtaataccgtataccgcggcaaccctagtagACGCTAGCATTATCCCCAAGCATTCTTGTTTACCTGTAGTGGAATGCCATCAGCCAGGCCAGAGTGAGTCCGAGCCATCATGCCCAGGACCCTGGCTACCTGGCTGGCCGTCACCTCTCTCACCCCATACTGGAGGATTATGTTCCTGCACTCGTCCATACTGGAGAGGATGAAAGGGACATGAATAGAGTGGATGATTATGT includes:
- the LOC132464561 gene encoding CCR4-NOT transcription complex subunit 1 isoform X3 translates to MNLDSLSLALSQISYLVDNLTKKNYRASQQEIQHIVNCHGPEADRHLLRCLFSHVDFSGDGKSSGKDFHQTQFLIQECVSLISKPNFISSLCYAIDNPLHYQKSLKPSAHLFTQLSKVLKLSKVQEVIFGLALLISSNTDLRGFAAVFVKQKLPDLLRSYVDADLGGNQEGGFQDIAIEVLHLLLSHLLFGQKGASGVGQEQIEAFLNTLCRDFPQERCPVVLAPLLYPEKRDILMDRILPDSGELLKTMMESSLADFMQEVGYGFCASMDECRNIILQYGVREVTASQVARVLGMMARTHSGLADGIPLQSISTPGSSIWSDGKDKSDGSQTHTWNVDVFIDVVKEVNPNLNFKEVTYELDHHGFMIRDSKGLKIVVCGIVRGLAMELFPVDLIYRPWKHAEGQLSFIQHSLMSPEVFCFADYPCHTVAIDILKAPPEDDNKEIATWKSLDLVESLLRLSEVGQYEPVKQLFSFPIKHCPDMLVLALLQISTSWHTLRHELISTLMPIFLGNHPNSAIILHYAWHGQGQSPSIRQLIMHSMAEWYMRGEHYDQAKLSRILDVAQDLKSLSMLLNATPFAFVIDLAALASRREYLKLDKWLTDKIREHGEPFILACVTFLKRRCPSIMGGLAPDKDQPKSAQLPPETLATMLACLQSCAGSVSQELSETILTMVANCSNVMNKARQPPPGVMPKGRAPSTSSLDAISPVQIDPLSAMGSLNLGGSTTSHTQNMQGFPSSLSSAFSNPQSPAKAFPPLTNPNPSTPFGGIGSLSSQLPGMDSGPLGSGIGSSIGSGLGMPAVTSDPFGTRKMSTPGLNPPTFQQTDLSQVWPEANQHFSKEIDDEANSYFQRIYNHPPHPTMSVDEVLEMLQRFKDSTIKREREVFNCMLRNLFEEYRFFPQYPDKELHITACLFGGIIEKGLVTYMALGLALRYVLEALRKPFGSKMYYFGIAALDRFKNRLKDYPQYCQHLASIGHFLQFPHHLQECVQYIEYGQQSRDPPVKLQGSITTPGSLALAQVQAQSQQPGVPKAPQPGQASTLVTTTTATTTVAKTTTIARPTPSGFKKDVPPSINTTNIDTLLVATDQTERIVEPPENVQEKIAFIFNNLSQSNMTQKVEELKETVKEEFMPWVSQYLVMKRVSIEPNFHSLYSNFLDTLKNPDFGKMVLSETYRNIRVLLTSDKAAANFSDRSLLKNLGHWLGMITLAKNKPILYTDLEVKSLLLEAYVKGQQELLYVVPFVAKVLESSLRSVVFRPQNPWTMAIMNVLAELHQEHDLKLNLKFEIEVLCKNLSLDINDLKPGTLLKDKEKLKSLEEQLSAPKKEAKPPEEMLPIVTTGDFLPFAVAPSTPAATTTACTTTGPPTPQFSYHDINVYALAGLAPHINININIPLLQAHPQLKQCVRQSVERAVQELVHPVVDRSIKIAMTTCEQIVRKDFALDSEESRMRVAAHHMMRNLTAGMAMITCREPLLMSIATNLKNSFAAALRAPTPQQREMMEEAAARIAQDNCELACCFIQKTAVEKAGPEMDKRLATEFELRKHARQEGRRYCDPVVLTYQAERMPEQIRLKVGGVDPKQLAVYEEFARNVPGFLPSNDLSQPTGFLAQPMKQQAWATDDVAQIYDKCMADLEQHLHAIPPALALNPQTQALRSLLEAVALARNSRDGIAALGLLQKAVEGLLDATSGADADLLLRYRECHLLVLKALQDGRAYGPQWCNKQITRCLIECRDEYKYNVEAVELLIRNHLVNMQQYDLHLAQSMENGLHYMAVAFAMQLVKLLLVDERSVGHITEADLFHTIETLMRTSAHSRANAPEGLPQLMDVVRSNYEAMIDRAHGGPNFMMHSGISQASEYDDPPGLREKAEYLLREWVNLYHSAAAGRDSTKAFSAFVGQMHQQGILKTDDLITRFFRLCTEMCVEISYRAQAEQQHNPAASAAIIRAKCYHNLDAFVRLIALLVKHSGEATNTVTKINLLNKVLGIVVGVLIQDHDVRQTEFQQLPYHRIFIMLLLELNAPEHVLETINFQTLTAFCNTFHILRPTKAPGFVYAWLELISHRIFIARMLAHTPQQKGWPMYAQLLIDLFKYLAPFLRNVELNKPMQILYKGTLRVLLVLLHDFPEFLCDYHYGFCDVIPPNCIQLRNLILSAFPRNMRLPDPFTPNLKVDMLSEINIAPRILTNFTGVMPSQFKKDLDSYLKTRSPVTFLSELRSNLQVSNEPGNRYNIQLINALVLYVGTQAIAHIHNKGSTPSMSTITHSAHMDIFQNLAVDLDTEGRYLFLNAIANQLRYPNSHTHYFSCTMLYLFAEANTEAIQEQITRVLLERLIVNRPHPWGLLITFIELIKNPAFKFWSHDFVHCAPEIEKLFQSVAQCCMGQKQAQQVMEGTGAS